A part of Caretta caretta isolate rCarCar2 chromosome 1, rCarCar1.hap1, whole genome shotgun sequence genomic DNA contains:
- the LOC125641003 gene encoding uncharacterized protein LOC125641003, giving the protein MQSSSAQVTMMESQNRKRAPAWTEREVRDLIAVWGEESVLSELRSSFRNAKTFLKISQGMKDRGHNRDPKQCRVKLKELRQAYQKTREANSRSGSEPQTCRFYDELHAILGGSATTTPAVLFDSFNGDGGNTEVGFGDEEDDDEEVVDSSQQASGETGFPDSQELFLTLDLEPVPPEPTQGCLLDSAGGEGTSAACVSMITGSSPSQRLVKLRKKKKRTRDEMFSELMLSSHTDRAQTNAWRQIMSECRKAQNDREERWRAEESKWRAEDRAEAQRWRQRDERRQDSMLRLLQDQTSMLQCMVELQQRQLEHRLPLQPLCNQPPSSPSSIASTPRRPRTRWGGLRPTSHSTTEDCPKKRRLSFNKF; this is encoded by the exons atgcagagctcatcagcacaggtgaccatgatggagtcccagaatcgcaaaagagctccagcatggaccgaacgggaggtacgggatctgatcgctgtttggggagaggaatccgtgctatcagaactccgttccagttttcgaaatgccaaaacctttctgaaaatctcccagggcatgaaggacagaggccataacagggacccgaagcagtgccgtgtgaaactgaaggagctgaggcaagcctaccagaaaaccagagaggcgaacagccgctctgggtcagagccccaaacatgccgcttctatgatgagctgcatgccattttagggggttcagccaccactaccccagccgtgttgtttgactccttcaatggagatggaggcaatacggaagtaggttttggggacgaagaagatgatgatgaggaggttgtagatagctcacagcaagcaagcggagaaaccggttttcccgacagccaggaactgtttctcaccctagacctggagccagtaccccccgaacccacccaaggctgcctcctggactcagcaggcggagaagggacctctg ctgcatgtgtttcaatgatcacaggatcttctccttcccagaggctagtgaagcttagaaagaaaaaaaaacgcactcgcgatgaaatgttctccgagctcatgctgtcctcccacactgacagagcacagacgaatgcgtggaggcaaataatgtcagagtgcaggaaagcacaaaatgaccgggaggagaggtggagggctgaagagagtaagtggcgggctgaagacagggctgaagctcaaaggtggcggcagcgtgatgagaggaggcaggattcaatgctgaggctgctgcaggaccaaaccagtatgctccagtgtatggttgagctgcagcaaaggcagctggagcacagactgccactgcagcccctctgtaaccaaccgccctcctccccaagttccatagcctccacacccagacgcccaagaacgcggtgggggggcctccggccaaccagccactccaccacagaggactgcccaaaaaaaagaaggctgtcattcaataaattttaa